The nucleotide window CTTACTGACAAATAAATCGAAGCCGGAACAGCTGGCGAAAGAAATCTGTATGATTTATTTTGCAACGGAGCTGAGTTTAGTACATTCATAAAATTGAAATGAGACGACTGCAATTATGCAGAGCGTCTCATTTTTTTGTTTACTTTTTAGTTGTTACATGTAAATAAACACCGGCTTTTAAATTCTTGCCTTTTTCATTTTTTATTTTAGGGTGAATGATCAGTGCGTATTCCTTACCAGCCGTTAACTCTTTCGAAGGGGTAACAACGAGCTGTTGCCCCGATAATTTGTACGTTGTTTTTACAGTATCTGCACCTAGCTCGACTAGTTCAACGGAAGAAGAACCAAGCTCTTTCGCCAGTGTAGCTGAAAACTTGACCGTAAACGTTTTGTTTAATGGAACATTCTTTAATGAAGCAAGTTCTTTATAGTTTTTTAAGTTTGATGCGATTGTGTCGTAGTGTGCTTTGTAGAGCGGTTCACTTGCTGTTTTAATATGTGGTTTAACCCCGACTTCATTGATTTTCGTACCGTTTGGACCATAGAAATGACCTACTGTTAATTTTAGAAAGCTACCATCTTCCAGCTCGTAAAATGCCTGCATAGAACCTTTCCCATAAGTTGTTTCCCCGTAGAGCGTAACTGCTTTTTGATCAGCGAGAGCCGCTGCAGTCATTTCAGACGAACTTGCACTATATCTGTTTACAAGCATTTTCGTATTTTCAGGGAATGTTACGGATTGCTTCATCGAACGTACAATAGATGTCCCCGAAGCTTCCTTCAGCTTGTAGGCATAGTTGGCATTCGGGAACATACCGATGAGCTGTTCTGCTGCTGTAACATAGCCGCCTCCGTTATTTTGCAAATCGAAAATAAATGATTTTGCCCCTTTATTTTTCAAATCGCGAACGGCTTTTGATACAAGGGTTGCCGTGTCGTTTGAAAATGAATTTAATGAAATATAGCCCGTATTACCGTATAGAAGTTTTGTTTCAACATTAGGGAGCGAGAAAGCTTTACGTGTTAATTTTTTTGTTAAAATAGTGCCGTCTTCACGTGAAACCGTTATAGAAACAGTTGTGTTTGCTGCTCCTTTTATACGGGATGAAGCCTGGTCGATTGTCAGCTCTGAAACAGGTTTTCCATCGATTTCTATGATGATATCGCCAACTTTCAAGCCTGCATTTTTAGCGCTGCCTCCATCGATCAGCTCGGAAATTTGAATACCGCTTTCAACCTTCTCAATAACCACACCGATACCTACAGTAGTAAGATCCACGCCATTAAAAAACTCATCGAATTCTTCCGGCGTAAAGTAAGCGGAATACGGATCAAGCATCTCTGCCAGCTGCTCGATGCTTGTGGCACGGTTAATGTCACCGTTGACATTCCCTACATAGTTTTCCTTAACAATCTGTTTTGCTTCATCTAAAGGAGCCCCTAGTACCGTTAAAGGAACAGCCAGGCACATGATGAAAAACAGCATTGCTGATAAATGTTTTTTTAACATGAGTCCACCTCATCAATTTTATTTTTCTATAATGTCATGCTTAATGCCATGATAGGGATATTACCATATTTTATCATGAAAGCTTACCAAATTTATGGTAAGGGTAAAAAATATTTTAAGCTATTATTAGTCAATAAAAGAGGGTAAGTTACAAGTTTTTACACTCATAACTTACCCTTCTTCTAGTAGATAAACTTATTTTCGTTTTGCTAAATACATGATGTAGCCTATAACACCACCGACTAATGCAGGAACAACCCATGCGATGCCTTGCTCATAGAACGGGAAGATTGATAAAAATTTATCGTATGCTGCAATTTCAAAGCCGGCAGTTTTGATACCGTCATAGATTGCAACAATACCTGTGAAAATTAAAGCCATACCATATACGCTTGGTGCATGATTGAAAAGATTTCCGAATAGTGCGAAAACCATAAGCACGATTGCGAACGGATAAATTGCTACTAAAACAGGTAATGACAATTTGATTAAATCAGCTAATCCGAAGTTTGAAACACCAAAGCTGAATAGTGCGAAAATGACTAAGTATACTTGGTAAGAAAGCTTCGGGAAAATTTTATTGAAAAATGTTGCGTTTGCAGATAAAAGACCTACAGATGTTGTTAAACAAGCTAAAATGATGACTGCTGATAAAATAATCTTACCGGCTTGTCCATACAGCTGTTGTGCTGCCAAAGAAATGATTGTGCCGCCATCTTCATGGAAGCCGATTGCGGATGTACTTGTTACCCCAATATAACCTAATGATACATATACAAAAGCTAAACCAATTGCAGCTACAATCCCTGCAAAAATTGTGATTTTAACTTGTTTTGCCCTTTCTGTTATACCACGGCCAACTAATGATTGAACAATAACGATCCCGAAAACTAATGATGCGAGTACGTCCATCGTTAAGTAACCTTGGATGAAGGATTCACCAAATGCGTTATTAATATATGGTCCCTGCGCTTCACCAGGTTCACCTAAAGGAGTAATAACGGCTTTAATCGCTAACAAACAGATAACGATTAAAAGAGCAGGTGTTAATATTTTTCCGACACGGTCGACGATTTTTGTCGGGTTATATGCTAAGTAGAATGTGATTCCGAAAAAGATAAGTGTTGTAACGAATAATGGAATCCAGCTACCTTTCATTGCTTCTGTTAAAAACGGTTCCACACCGATTGAATAAGATACAGCGCCAGTACGAGGAATGGCAAAGAATGGTCCAATCGACAAGTAAATAATTGAAGTGAAAATTATGCCGAAATATGGATTAATGCGTCCTGCCAATATTTCTAAATCCCCGCCGTTTTTGGCAACGGCAATAATACCTAATAGAGGCAGCCCGACTCCAGTTATTAAAAATCCGATCATGGATATTACTATATTTTCCCCGGCCATTTGACCTAATTGTGGTGGGAATATGATATTACCTGCACCTAGAAATAATGCAAATAACATAAAACCTACCGCGATATTCTCACGGAAAAAACTCGACTTGCTATTCATGTTGACTAAACTCCTTTAATTGAAAATACAAAGTTTTCTAAAAATTTAAATCTTTTAACAAAAACTAATTCTATCATAAAATTATCAAAATACAAGCATATTTTCAGAAAACAATTTTGCGAAATCAGGACTTATGAAATGTTAATGAATTTTATTACACGCTATTAATATGTGAGTATAATAAGATAGGGAAGGTATAATCCTTTGGAAAATTTTCTTATAAAAATAGGGTTGTATAATCTATGGGAAATTAAGTAAAATAGAGAAAAAGTTTCATTGAAATGGGGGAGTTTTCATATTGAATAATAAATGGAAGGTAGTGCTGACAGGTGCAGCATTTTCACTTGCACTACTCATCGCACCAGATGCCCAAGCATCCACTTATACGGTGAAACACGGTGATACGTTAACAAAAATTGCGAAAGCCCACAACACAACGATCAATCAGATTAAACAATGGAACAAACTATCTCAGGATCACATTTTCATCGCACAAAAACTGGTCGTTGCGCCTGTTAAGGTTGTTACTCCTGCAAAAAGTGCAGTGAGTACAGTGAGCAAATCGCCGGCAGCAACTAAAGCAGTAACGACAACCTCTAAAACGAAAACGACTGCTGTTTCAGTCGTTGAGGAAAAAGTCGTAAGTCCGCAAAATGCAGTATCCCATACTGTCATTAAAGGGGATAATTTAACAAAGATCGCCAAAAAGTACAGTATCTCGGTAGCGAGTATTAAACAGTTGAACAATTTGAATTCAGATGCGATTAAAGTTGGTCAGAAGCTGACAATCAGCCAAGAGCCAACGAAAGATTTAGCTGTCGAAGCTCCTTCTGCCAAAACAGTGGAAGCGGAAATTAATTTTAATCAAACAGCTGACGAAGCGATTGAAAAACAGTTAAAGAAGGAAGTTGCACTGCCCGGGAAAGTTTCGCAACAAACAGAGCGCCTTTATGCACAAGCTATTCAAGCAGCTAACGCAGTATTAGGTACACCTTATAAATATGGGGGAACGAATATAGAAGGCTTTGACTGCAGTGGATTTGTAAACTACATATTTAATTCAGTCGGTGTCCAAATGGATCGTAAAAGCAGTCTCATGTATTTCGAACAAGATACGACAAAAGTAACGCAACCTGTACCGGGAGATTTAGTGTTTTTCAAAAATACATTTATCCCAACAATTTCACATATGGGGATTTACATTGGAAACAATGAATTTATCCATGCGGGCTCAAAAGGTATTACGATTTCGAATGTCCAGGAAAAATATTGGGCTGAGCGCTTTGTCGCGTTTAAACGTCTTAATAGTATAAAATAAAATAATGAAGAACTGATAAGTGATAGTGAATATAAAATTCGCTTATTAGTTCTTTTTTGTTACATAAATCCGCCAAAGTATTACAAATGTTACAGATAACGCCCTGAATATTGGTTAATATTACAAGAAATATCGTTAATTGTTTAATTGATAGTTTTAAATCCCTGTTTATAATAGGTTCTTTAGAAATGTTTGAAGTTATTATAAAACGGGTAAATGTAACTTTGCTGTTACATAACTGTAATGTTATTCAATATGATCTCGTGTTAACCTAATATCAATTAAGTTTTCAGAAAATTTACTAATTGGTTGGAGGAACACGATGGATTACTTGAAATTATTACGCAATACCGTACTAACTTTGGCAGCTGCCTTCGTAATTTTCTTCGCACCGGTGAATGAAAAGGAAGCTTCTGCAGAATCGGCGTACTCAATTGATGACTTAAAAGAAGTCTCTTCAAAATATTTGGGAGTTCGCTATTCATACGGCGGGACATCGGCAAAAGGCTTTGACTGCTCAGGCTATGTACGTCACGTATTTAAAGAACTGGGTATCACATCACTGAATCGCACATCTTCAGAAATGTATACACAAGGTACAAAAGTTAAGAAAAGCGACCTTGAGCCAGGCGATTTAGTATTTTTCAACACATCAGGCAAACGCATCTCTCATGTAGGGATTTACATTGGTTCAGGAAAATTCATCCACGCTTCTACAAGCAAGGGTGTTATAAAAACAAGCATCAACGATAAATATTACTGGGGTAAAAAGTACGTAGGTGCTAAACGCATCGCTAACTTCTCAACAGCAGAAACCCTTGTAGCAATGGCGGACATTTCAGATGCAGATAAAACAAAGAATGCAGAATAATACATAACTTATACACACTACTACATACTGCAAAATACGTAATAATAGTCTCTCACCTTTTATAGGGTGGGGGATTTTTTATTGCTGCTGTTTGGAGACGTGAATAATATTTTTTGCTTTTCTTTTAAAGGAGGTGACCGGGTTGCTCCATCGTACAGACGTCAAAAAAATATCCGGAAGCCATTTAATGACTTCCGGAAGCTGCATGCAATGCATTTTATAAAACTATTGTGGAACGCGTGCTGACCAACGAGAAAGATCAATACCTTTTACATCCACTAATTCTTTAGGGAAGATGAAAGTCCAAGGTTTTGATGTATTAGGAAGAACAGTTAGGACAGGGTCTAATTTAAATGAGCCTTTCGCAACTACAACATTGCGTGCATCCGTAATTTCTAAAGGTAACTGTTCCAGGTTAATCGCTTTATCATGACCGTTACGGATGAAAATAGATGTGTGTAAGCTGCCATCATTATTGATTTTGGCTTGCAATCCTGTAAAGTTCACTTCTGTTTTACCTAATTTAGGTAAGTCTTTCACAATTTCAGCTAATTTTTCCTGCTGATCTCTTGGTAATTGTTTCTTCCATGTTTCATCCAAATCTAATTGGTGACCGCGTAATGAAAGCAAGTTGAATGAAATTTTCCAGCCTTCTTCAGGCACTTCGTCTGCTGTAATTGAAGAAGCAGGGAATGTGAAAATCCATGGACGCGCACTTTCAGCAGGGATTACCCCCAGCTCTTTAAAATCAAAATAATGTGAAGCAACGCGTTTATCATCTTTATCTAAAATTAATAGTTCGATTTCGCCTAATTCAATTGCTTCTGATAATGAAGAACGGAAAAAAGCTTTTACATTCCAAGAACCAGTCTCTAATGAAGGCTCGATATTAATTGCTGATAATGATAACTGGTTTGGCTTAAGTGGTGCCAAATCATTTGCCAGGAAGTTAAAAACATATTTTTGTTCCTGAGGTACATCCCATTCAGGATGGAATGATAATTTTGTAATAACATCACGGTCAGCACCTTTTTTAGAAGAATCATCAGATGTTTTTACAACAGATGATGAATCTACAGCACTGTCTTTACCCACTTTGTCACCTTTTTTAAATAAATCGAATAAACCCATCTGCTATTCCTCCACATTCATCGTAATGTTTTTCATAAATGTTACAAGTTCTTCTACAATTGTACGGCGAAGTTCCTGATAGTTTTTACCGAATAATTCAAGTCCTTCACGTTGGTAAATACGCATTGGATCTTCCTGCTGGTAATGACGTAAGCCAAT belongs to Solibacillus sp. FSL W7-1436 and includes:
- a CDS encoding C40 family peptidase, whose protein sequence is MNNKWKVVLTGAAFSLALLIAPDAQASTYTVKHGDTLTKIAKAHNTTINQIKQWNKLSQDHIFIAQKLVVAPVKVVTPAKSAVSTVSKSPAATKAVTTTSKTKTTAVSVVEEKVVSPQNAVSHTVIKGDNLTKIAKKYSISVASIKQLNNLNSDAIKVGQKLTISQEPTKDLAVEAPSAKTVEAEINFNQTADEAIEKQLKKEVALPGKVSQQTERLYAQAIQAANAVLGTPYKYGGTNIEGFDCSGFVNYIFNSVGVQMDRKSSLMYFEQDTTKVTQPVPGDLVFFKNTFIPTISHMGIYIGNNEFIHAGSKGITISNVQEKYWAERFVAFKRLNSIK
- a CDS encoding accessory Sec system S-layer assembly protein, whose amino-acid sequence is MGLFDLFKKGDKVGKDSAVDSSSVVKTSDDSSKKGADRDVITKLSFHPEWDVPQEQKYVFNFLANDLAPLKPNQLSLSAINIEPSLETGSWNVKAFFRSSLSEAIELGEIELLILDKDDKRVASHYFDFKELGVIPAESARPWIFTFPASSITADEVPEEGWKISFNLLSLRGHQLDLDETWKKQLPRDQQEKLAEIVKDLPKLGKTEVNFTGLQAKINNDGSLHTSIFIRNGHDKAINLEQLPLEITDARNVVVAKGSFKLDPVLTVLPNTSKPWTFIFPKELVDVKGIDLSRWSARVPQ
- the brnQ gene encoding branched-chain amino acid transport system II carrier protein; amino-acid sequence: MNSKSSFFRENIAVGFMLFALFLGAGNIIFPPQLGQMAGENIVISMIGFLITGVGLPLLGIIAVAKNGGDLEILAGRINPYFGIIFTSIIYLSIGPFFAIPRTGAVSYSIGVEPFLTEAMKGSWIPLFVTTLIFFGITFYLAYNPTKIVDRVGKILTPALLIVICLLAIKAVITPLGEPGEAQGPYINNAFGESFIQGYLTMDVLASLVFGIVIVQSLVGRGITERAKQVKITIFAGIVAAIGLAFVYVSLGYIGVTSTSAIGFHEDGGTIISLAAQQLYGQAGKIILSAVIILACLTTSVGLLSANATFFNKIFPKLSYQVYLVIFALFSFGVSNFGLADLIKLSLPVLVAIYPFAIVLMVFALFGNLFNHAPSVYGMALIFTGIVAIYDGIKTAGFEIAAYDKFLSIFPFYEQGIAWVVPALVGGVIGYIMYLAKRK
- a CDS encoding S41 family peptidase; amino-acid sequence: MLKKHLSAMLFFIMCLAVPLTVLGAPLDEAKQIVKENYVGNVNGDINRATSIEQLAEMLDPYSAYFTPEEFDEFFNGVDLTTVGIGVVIEKVESGIQISELIDGGSAKNAGLKVGDIIIEIDGKPVSELTIDQASSRIKGAANTTVSITVSREDGTILTKKLTRKAFSLPNVETKLLYGNTGYISLNSFSNDTATLVSKAVRDLKNKGAKSFIFDLQNNGGGYVTAAEQLIGMFPNANYAYKLKEASGTSIVRSMKQSVTFPENTKMLVNRYSASSSEMTAAALADQKAVTLYGETTYGKGSMQAFYELEDGSFLKLTVGHFYGPNGTKINEVGVKPHIKTASEPLYKAHYDTIASNLKNYKELASLKNVPLNKTFTVKFSATLAKELGSSSVELVELGADTVKTTYKLSGQQLVVTPSKELTAGKEYALIIHPKIKNEKGKNLKAGVYLHVTTKK
- a CDS encoding C40 family peptidase codes for the protein MDYLKLLRNTVLTLAAAFVIFFAPVNEKEASAESAYSIDDLKEVSSKYLGVRYSYGGTSAKGFDCSGYVRHVFKELGITSLNRTSSEMYTQGTKVKKSDLEPGDLVFFNTSGKRISHVGIYIGSGKFIHASTSKGVIKTSINDKYYWGKKYVGAKRIANFSTAETLVAMADISDADKTKNAE